Proteins encoded by one window of bacterium:
- a CDS encoding T9SS type A sorting domain-containing protein — MRNQAIDRVKDLFSTECCELPFGKECCIFDQILLTRQQVTHRLCSISLPMKPEKPEPISLPQRSHQKYSPLRQTLPQTSLARSVSLSGLPNSERSWMVKLLVLFASVVILSASVGAQWSDDPQGHIRHACGPYSVLSANSSIVSDGIGGAFFTTGFSTASWHDESRLWIVHVNADGYLTLEGDECPDMLRVDSMQYGSSRIVAGARLVKSEPEGTVIVLLERYLLDDFSQPTYDGVVVAKFDTLSLSGFGRVLISDTTIHLIGRGYEGLWDFQGPYGGHSDLRGGLHMSFQNLTTGERYYNHLSAEGTLRYPLPGVSLRGLYLYADGAGGILDTWSNESQMYAQRYNALGDSVFESGGRLVSVVGTGGPLFTLAPNRILYRTAEDSGGGNYFQYVFLLDTNVANLWEPLGRDFRVGDTFVGAILPDKTGGFFYFERDSALDTMSTVHRYGTQAELLASGVHSHRSLWQADALGGGYYYGMNAAMHSGGVWRWEADMTPAWEDSILVWQCDTCGSEKYMAAEGGSLIGALGTSSGFAFYHLNSDGRLGPRTNVDLPPTLMPDKFQIVSVYPNPFNGPLHIQFKSNTSRSVRLVVYDVLGREISVGEPRWVSAGLSEWVWDLQNSTSGVFYLRLESGNRELGGITRAIPIVHLK, encoded by the coding sequence TTGCGAAATCAGGCAATTGATCGCGTTAAAGATTTGTTTTCGACTGAATGTTGCGAATTGCCTTTTGGAAAGGAATGTTGTATATTCGATCAGATTTTATTGACCCGTCAGCAAGTTACCCATCGCTTATGTAGTATCTCGCTTCCCATGAAGCCTGAGAAGCCAGAACCGATTTCGCTTCCCCAAAGAAGTCATCAGAAATACAGTCCACTGAGACAGACCTTGCCACAGACATCGTTGGCGAGGTCTGTCTCTCTTTCAGGTCTGCCAAATTCAGAAAGGTCATGGATGGTTAAGCTCTTAGTCCTCTTTGCATCAGTAGTGATTCTCTCTGCAAGTGTCGGAGCTCAGTGGAGCGATGACCCGCAAGGGCATATCCGGCATGCATGTGGGCCTTACAGTGTGCTTAGCGCTAACTCAAGCATCGTCTCTGATGGTATAGGTGGAGCGTTTTTCACGACGGGGTTTTCAACGGCGTCCTGGCATGATGAATCGCGCCTGTGGATCGTTCATGTGAATGCGGATGGTTACCTCACGCTAGAGGGTGACGAATGTCCTGACATGCTGAGAGTCGACAGTATGCAATACGGCAGCAGCCGTATAGTCGCAGGAGCGAGACTCGTCAAGTCGGAGCCGGAAGGCACTGTAATCGTATTGCTTGAGAGGTACTTACTGGACGATTTTAGCCAACCCACATATGATGGAGTGGTCGTCGCGAAGTTTGACACGTTGAGCTTAAGTGGGTTCGGCAGGGTACTAATTTCTGATACAACCATACATCTTATCGGAAGAGGGTATGAGGGTCTCTGGGACTTTCAGGGGCCATATGGCGGTCACAGCGATCTGCGCGGTGGCCTGCACATGTCATTCCAAAATCTAACAACGGGCGAGCGATACTACAATCACTTGTCGGCAGAAGGAACATTGCGTTACCCTTTGCCTGGCGTTTCTCTGCGCGGCCTGTATTTGTATGCTGATGGAGCAGGTGGCATACTTGACACGTGGAGCAATGAATCGCAGATGTACGCACAGCGATACAATGCGTTGGGCGACTCGGTTTTTGAATCAGGAGGGCGTCTTGTTTCTGTAGTTGGTACCGGCGGCCCCTTATTCACTCTTGCTCCTAACCGCATATTATATCGGACAGCCGAGGATAGTGGAGGAGGGAACTATTTTCAGTATGTTTTCCTATTGGACACCAATGTAGCAAATTTGTGGGAACCACTGGGTCGGGACTTTCGAGTAGGTGACACATTCGTTGGAGCCATTCTTCCCGACAAGACCGGCGGGTTCTTCTACTTTGAGCGGGATAGTGCTCTTGATACCATGTCCACGGTCCATCGGTACGGGACGCAAGCTGAACTGTTGGCATCCGGAGTTCACAGTCACCGTTCATTGTGGCAGGCGGATGCGCTCGGCGGCGGCTATTATTACGGAATGAACGCAGCCATGCACTCAGGAGGTGTCTGGCGCTGGGAAGCAGATATGACACCAGCGTGGGAAGATTCGATTCTTGTGTGGCAATGTGATACATGCGGTTCAGAGAAGTACATGGCAGCAGAAGGAGGCAGTTTGATTGGAGCCCTCGGCACGTCATCAGGTTTTGCGTTTTATCATCTCAATTCGGACGGTAGGTTAGGCCCGCGAACTAATGTCGACCTGCCTCCAACATTGATGCCAGATAAGTTTCAAATCGTCTCTGTTTATCCGAATCCTTTTAACGGTCCATTGCACATCCAGTTCAAGAGCAATACGAGTCGAAGCGTGAGGTTAGTAGTGTACGATGTACTGGGGCGCGAGATTAGTGTGGGTGAACCCCGTTGGGTGTCCGCCGGACTTTCGGAGTGGGTATGGGATCTTCAGAATTCGACAAGCGGGGTCTTTTATCTCAGGCTCGAGTCAGGTAATCGAGAACTCGGGGGAATCACTCGTGCAATTCCAATCGTTCATCTGAAATGA